A stretch of the Aegilops tauschii subsp. strangulata cultivar AL8/78 chromosome 4, Aet v6.0, whole genome shotgun sequence genome encodes the following:
- the LOC109737978 gene encoding zinc finger protein GAI-ASSOCIATED FACTOR 1 codes for MEVDTSSATAKSGGAQPHTLLPPPGPPAKKKRALPGMPDPDAEVIALSPKTLMATNRFVCEICNKGFQRDQNLQLHRRGHNLPWKLRQRSGKEVRKRVYVCPEPSCVHHDPSRALGDLTGIKKHFCRKHGEKKWKCDKCSKKYAVQSDWKAHAKTCGSREYRCDCGTLFSRRDSFITHRAFCDALAEESAKARAPPPEDGSSGAAAPQAPPPAAPVPLQQLPPAPAPAPAPQQHEEQEREIGAAPEPVVQYTPPAPLMPSPPSVNGANVSASTSSVAATSQSLLGSMFAPSSVAQTAQYPERALAAKPPSLCLATDAASAQFSAPTADRQQQLVQPPPSPSPSAHMSATALLQKAAQMGATSSSSSFLRGLGLDISSSSPASTSSGQHQQQHHHHQQHHQEPMQMQFPEGSLQQWPPRLEPEPAPMMSAGLGLGLPYDSTGGPMGLPELMMGQSSLFSAKPATLDFLGLGMSPTGATTSRGLPVFMQPMGGAVGMARTGSGPPDTFGSGRGAQAKPWERNPSSSPIL; via the exons ATGGAGGTCGACACATCGTCCGCGACGGCCAAGAGCGGCGGGGCGCAGCCGCATACGCTGctgccgcctcccggcccgcccgCCAAGAAAAAGCGTGCCCTCCCCGGCATGCCAG ATCCCGACGCGGAGGTGATCGCGCTGTCGCCCAAGACGCTGATGGCGACGAACCGGTTCGTGTGCGAGATCTGCAACAAGGGGTTCCAGCGGGACCAGAACCTGCAGCTGCACCGGCGGGGCCACAACCTGCCGTGGAAGCTCCGGCAGCGGAGCGGCAAGGAGGTGCGCAAGCGGGTGTACGTGTGCCCGGAGCCGAGCTGCGTGCACCACGACCCCTCCCGCGCCCTCGGCGACCTCACCGGCATCAAGAAGCACTTCTGCCGCAAGCACGGCGAGAAGAAGTGGAAGTGCGATAAGTGCTCCAAGAAGTACGCCGTGCAGTCCGACTGGAAGGCGCACGCCAAGACCTGCGGCTCCCGCGAGTACCGCTGCGACTGCGGCACCCTCTTCTCCCG GAGGGACAGCTTCATCACCCACCGCGCCTTCTGCGACGCGCTGGCAGAGGAGAGCGCCAAGGcgcgcgccccgccgccggaggACGGGAGCTCCGGCGCGGCTGCCCCGCAGGCGCCACCACCAGCCGCTCCGGTGCCACTGCAACAGCTGCCGCCAGCGCCGGCCCCGGCGCCCGCGCCGCAGCAGCACGAGGAGCAAG AGCGGGAGATCGGCGCCGCGCCTGAGCCCGTCGTCCAGTACACGCCGCCGGCGCCGCTGATGCCGTCCCCGCCCTCGGTCAACGGCGCCAATGTCAGTGCCAGCACCAGCAGCGTCGCGGCCACGTCGCAGAGCCTCCTCGGCAGCATGTTCGCGCCGTCTTCCGTGGCCCAGACGGCGCAGTATCCGGAGCGCGCGCTGGCAGCCAAGCCCCCGTCGCTGTGCCTCGCGACCGACGCCGCGTCCGCCCAGTTCTCGGCCCCTACGGCTGACCGGCAGCAGCAGCTCGtgcagccgccgccgtcgccgtccccATCGGCGCACATGTCCGCCACGGCGCTGCTTCAGAAGGCGGCGCAGATGGGCGCCACCTCGTCGAGCTCCTCGTTCCTGCGTGGGCTGGGCCTCGACAtctcgtcgtcgtcgccggcgtcgaCGTCGTCAGGTCAGCatcaacagcagcaccaccaccaccagcaaCACCACCAGGAGCCCATGCAGATGCAGTTCCCGGAGGGTTCGCTGCAGCAATGGCCGCCGCGGTTGGAGCCCGAGCCGGCCCCGATGATGTCGGCCGGGCTGGGCCTCGGGCTGCCATACGACTCGACCGGCGGTCCGATGGGGTTGCCGGAGCTCATGATGGGCCAGTCATCACTGTTCAGCGCCAAGCCGGCCACGCTGGACTTCCTGGGGCTGGGGATGAGCCCCACGGGGGCGACCACGAGCAGGGGCCTCCCCGTGTTCATGCAGCCCATGGGCGGCGCGGTCGGCATGGCCCGGACCGGCTCCGGCCCTCCAGACACGTTCGGCTCCGGCCGGGGCGCTCAGGCCAAGCCGTGGGAGAGGAACCCGAGCAGCTCGCCGATCCTGTAA